Genomic window (Primulina eburnea isolate SZY01 chromosome 8, ASM2296580v1, whole genome shotgun sequence):
ACCAACCACGACTCTTGCAATCTTCCAAAATAAATTTGTATGACCTGTCTTCCATAATAATTACCTAAACATAGACTAGATTCGATTCCACCATTCTTTTGTTATGCTTCACCATTGGGCCATGCATGCGGaggcatttttttttaaataatttaaaaacttgtgtgagacgatattatatgtcgtattttatgagacgaatctcttattttgatcatctatgaaaaagtattactttttattttgaatatatgtAAGAATGAtacgtcttacagataaagattcgtgagatcgtcttacgaaaACCTACTTTTTCAACAATGTGTCCATATCATACTGGGGGAAGTATATACTAAATATCTGTTTAATATGAATGAAAcagaaattaaatatataatttcttgTAATTACAGTAGCACAAAATATTTTCCTGtccaaaaatattaaaaaattgaaaaattctGCCGTAGTAGTTTACCAGGTACAGAGGCTTACGACACTGAAACCTTTACGGGTTAAGTTCCCGATATTTTGTTGGCAGTTAGACGCAAGTCATGAAgataagatttttttttcccaatagacaattaattttttattgttcTGCTTTCGTGTTTGAATTATGTCCTCTCATTtctatgtatttttttttgtttactcAATTATTATTCAATCACATGATTACTCAATTATTtttcatattatatttatatatatagccAATTCCCATGCTGTTGCCGACCTTGTAACACTGGGCCACTTCAGATGACACATAATCATTTGGTCAAAAAAGTTATATTTTATTAGAtatgaaattttgaaatgattttctAAAAGTGTGTGGAAAAAGAAAATTATCAAGAGAAGGTAACCTAACTTTTGTGGCTTTTGGCATAACATTTAATCTACGGGAGAATTTTTTGAGATGGTTTTACGAgtcaattttataatattaatattttatttaaattattaataaaaaaaattattttttattataaatactgACAGTTTTAAAGACCAATCAAATATAATATTTGGAAGAAAAAAGTGGATCAAATGTAATACCGATACATATATCCATCGAGTACATTTCtacttatctaatgcaaattTTTTTCTGAATAAATAGTATTATATTatctatttataaatatattagaaTTTTTACATGTTAAAAATTTACGTTTTAAGTAATTTGTCTAAAAGATTCGATTCATATAAGATAATatgaataaattaatttttattcatatttatttaaaatatgaatatgtcaataataattattttaattaattgttgaaaattaatttaaaaaaattagatgcTGTTGCTCTAGTACTGTTGGCACTGAGAAATAACACAGCGATATGTTGTTGCTCTTTGGTGTCCGTTTGGAAGAAGAAATTATATGCATATAATTTTTATCTAAAAAATCTCGATATCGtattcaaatttaaaatttcagAGATGAATTTTATAAGAGTTTTTAATAATTAGTGTAACGTGTTTTTAAATTTATGAttctttataattttttatatttctgTATTGAAAGTAATCATATAGTCATTTAAATTTATACACACACAGAAGCCTGGAACAAATCTTGCAGTAAAGATAAATAAGATTGGGATATTTTGTGTATCTTATTTTATTTACCATAATATagttttttcttcaattttaaaCATTACACGAAATTATGAATAAAGACAATTTTATCAATCGGAAAATAAAGTTTCGATCCACTAAATTTATCTATTTTTGAGTTTTATCTATTATGTTTTGCAAATTTTGAAGTGCTGACGTAACATTGAACAATTATGATAGGACACAATAAAATGTTGACGTGGTAATTGAACTGAAATAACCAAAaagtaaattttattttaccAAACTAAAATTTGAGAACTTAGTTGAGCAAAACTTAGATTTGGACAAGTTAGTATAGCAAAAAAATCATTCTATCTTTTATCCATCTAAAATAGAACTTATTATAATACTAAGAGAGTGTTTGAAGTAGCTAAAAAATGATTATTGGTTTTTGGGAAAAaataaacaatttttaaaacTAAGATTATATGTTTGATTAtgtttcattaaattaaaatccaAAAGCTGGTAAGATGTAGATTAACTTCTATAAAAGTGATTCTGGTAAAATTTTAGTACTAGATTCAAATATTTATTACACTCACGACTTTTGATTTTCAGTTTCTCACTTTTATTTCAAACATGACTCGTTTTAGATTTTTCATTTCTTTCTTTatgatttataaatttaattaattctttgAAAGCATAAGCATTTGCAGTGTTGCCAACACTCCCTAAAATTAGTTAGTTTAAGATActgataataaattatatattgtaGATATATATAGTATCAGTTTTAATACGATATCCATCAACCATGTAAGTTTCTGTGTCCACCATTAAGATAACAATTGACTATTGGATGtgaaaaaatatatcaaaattatatgttCAATAAATAAGTGTCATCTTATTGATGGATATAGAAATTGGAATGGTCGGTGATCAGCataacaaaattatatataatatagtaGGCCCGGTTGTGCACAAATACCGATCGATGTGTTTGCCGACAGGTTTAGATAAGAATACGTACAATTTGTTGTGAAAGTACTCGAACAGAATGCATTCATTTTCttattaggcaaaaacttgtgtgagacggtctcacgggtcgtagttgtgagacggatatcttatttgggtcatccatgaaaaagtataattttttatgctaagagtattactttttattgtgaatatgggtagggttgacccgtctcacagattaagatctgtgagacgatctcacatgagacctactcttctTATTATCATAATTAATAACCTCatcgattatatatatatatatatatatatatatatatatatatatatatatatatatatatatatataagtaaatatttttcaggtGACTGAGACAGTGCCTCTCCTAAACTGGTTTGTTTGCTTATTACGTTAATACATGTTTGGTTTGTAATGGTGCCAGGGGCGAAGCTAGAATTTTGATTCAGTGTAGGCTACGGTATActataattaataaaacaaaaaaaatcttttaatcATAAAGCATCACAAAATAACTACTTTATAATTGTTATTTTCGAGTCttcatatttttaaatctttgtACAGTAGATTCATTATCAACGGTTAGAAATATATATTTCTCTACATAGACAATGAGACTATCATTCATCCAATCATCACTCATTTGATCGCATAACCTGTCTTTCACAATTCTCATGGCATAAAACACCCTCTCTACTGTCGTTGTTGCAACCAGTAGAATTAATGCAAATGTCAAAAGCTTATAACTAACTTCTCTGAAAGGTTGAAACAATTACAAAGCTATCAACTTATAAATCATAATCAATATATATCACCACGGTATTAAATAACAACCAACATAAAAGAATTAGAGACGCAAATTAGGAACAAATGGAACACACTACATAATACTAACATATTAAATATCAATCCACATAATTTATACTTACAAATTTTTTCCTCTAAAGAAATATATAATATGACCAAGCATATAACCAAGAAAAATATCCATTTTTTCCAACTATTTGGCCTCTACATTCAAGACaaaagaaaaagtaaaaaaaaaaatataaaataaaaagaaaactgaaaaccgaaaaaatttggacatataaacaaaattatttcatATTTCATGGCaatatttaattcaaaatttcaatttgAAACATAATATCTTATCACAAACAAAATTATTTGTTTACATCTATTTTACATAGCTAACTAAGAAGCCCAATCTATAATGAAATTAGAAAAAGTGACGCGCATGGTGATTAGAGTGATATTTATGCGGCCGTACGCGACAGGAAGAAATGATTTGTGATTTGTGAATTGTGTGATTATTTGAATTGCAAACAAAGTTAAAGAAAATGATTAAAGCAGGCTTGTGTAgcagatttttaaaaaaattatggcCCACATATATACTACATTTTTTTTGGGCCCAGTGTGGGCAATAGCCCACACTGGGCGTGAATAAGCTCCGCCCCTGAACGGTGCCTCcctatttatatattatataatataataatgtaCATACACATCTCTCTCTCAGTTAGGACATCCACATCCATTCTCATTAATCTATATTAATACTCTCAATCTCCTCAAAAATTATGGGGTTCACGAGCCACATATTCATTACATTAACAATTTCTCATTATTAACACACATTCATTTAATATCAACTTTCATTATTTATGGGTCTCACTGTCCActtaatcatttttttatttttaattatttcaatatctttctaatatttttaaaattttacaacaaatattactaaaaataaatagtattattattttaaaaataacttaatttcaatattcattaaaatattattaagaaatgaaaaaaaagtTGGAGATTAAAACTAGACATTGGATAATAACTAGCTGTTGGTATAAACAGTAGTGAAAGTATGTGTtgtatgtttgagataattttttaataaaattaataacacTAATGTAACTAGCCGTCAGATTCACTGTTATCAAAAATGCAGATTCAACACAATctctttaaaaaaaacacaaaatagTGACGGTtgttaaaaaaccgtcgcaagtAGCGACTTTCATTAAAAAACAGTCGCAAGTAACGACGATTTTCAAGTTGCGACGGTTtacgaaaaaccgtcgctatttgcgaaATAATACCGTTCATTCTGATGAATTTCTTGGCTGTCATGTCACCCAAAATTAATAACTTCTACACCCACATTGGTGCATGAACATTAATGGACGTTAATAATCACCCATTAATGCACCAATGTGGGTGCCCTTAAGAAAACACAGATACACATGAACGTGTGTGCGTTTAATTTGCATATGTAGAATGCTATTTATCACGTCCCGAAGTGTAAcggtttaaattttatttcttaaaaACACTAAACCTAAAATAAACGACATTTATtccaaaattaaataaatagttgTTTTACAacctaaaaatataaaatcaacAATTCACTTATTTCAAACCTAAAAATCAACTATCCAAAATCTAACATAAACAGTACTAAACTACCaataaacaaaagaaaatagaaAAAACAGCTACGTGTTCAATCTCATGGCAAATCACGTACCCTAAAATCCCGCAGATTCTCGATCCTCAATTGCATCCTCATATGAAAGGGGTGTAAAAGGTACTGAGTGATATGTTCGTCAATCAATAATTTTCAGGtttaaaaataacacaaaactTTTATAAATCACAAGTCAAATTTATTTATAAGTTGATTTAATATTCCACACATGATAAACATCAAATATTTGGCTTAACTTCCCAAAGTTGATTTGTGAGTTTCTACTTTAACTCTCCAGACTGTATCAAAATATCTGGCTTAACTTTCCAGACTGGATCATAAGTATCTATTTTAACCCAACTAGACAAGTTCATATGCAAGATCAACACAAACAAAATATTTGTTGAAAACTATCGCCATGCAATAGATCATAGATTTAAACTCAACATACTATGAaagtaaatattataaaaatatcaaGAAAACACAAGTTTCACTTGTTATGTTCTACTAATGTTGAAATCAAAGTTAACTACCATAGAACTTGAATCTCTCCAGAGGAAAATTCACGTTCTTTGTAGAGCGAAAATGAGAGAAAGAGAAAATTTTGATAGTTGATTATTTTAACACAGGGTGTAGAATAAAAGGAGTGAAGAgttttatgttttatatatatatatataagagagTTGAGCCGAGATGATAATTGAGCTCAAGGACTTGGGTCTTTATCACAGACCAAATTACGAGCACGTACAAATCTGATGGCCGACAGAAACAAATCTCTTAAGAAAAAATGTTGATGCTGCTCAGAATACATATGAAAATGGTGACACACAAGTGTCTAGCCTTGACCATAAATCGGAAACAAGATGGTCGTCGTTTCAAATCTGTTTTTTGGTATCAGCTCCAAAACAGAAACAGAATCGATAACTTGTGGTTCGATTCGAAATCGGAACTGGAATCAAAATCAATGTGGATCTTAAATTCATTGAGTTTTACCATCTTGAGTATGTTACATTTACATGTGCacttaattatatataatacacataatatgacatgatagTTATTCAATACTTAATTTACTCTCTTTTGAAACATAATGTACGTTTTTctaattatgaaattttatttaaagaaataaaatttgattcaaatcgtctgcacatatatatatgtgtgtgtgtgcgcgcgcCTTATTGCAATGAATTTGGctctatattttaaaattaataaatgaaTAATTGTAAACTGTAAGAAAACTGTATTACTAGAGGGTAAGAAAACTGTATTCAGGAATGGAAGATGCAGTGTCATCGTATTCCTTTGATCAATACATAATGAGTCTGTAAAATTGTTTCTTTATTGCAGAAGCAATGGTAATAGTAATACAACAAGACCAGCTAGTTTCAGGCCCCAAAACCTTATTGCAACAGGTTCTGGACAGCTTTAGCAACCAGTTAGTTCAGGACCAGTCACTTACGATCTTCTGTCGTTTTCCtgtcaaataattaattattttgtcaATTCTAATCAAATCTTATTCAAGACTCTGCATGCGTGCGATTAATTCGCGAATGACAATATTATATCTTCAACTGGAAATAAAGCTACAAGGATCTTATACATGGGATATAACTGCTGTCAGAGATCATGAGATATCATAATTCACTCAAATATAATTCTTCAATCTAAACTATAATTAAACAGGTATCTCTGGGATAAGGGTCTGAGAGTGACCACGTGAAGAAAAAACAAGAATCTTTAGCCAATATCACTTGCTCAAATTTGTCCTTCACTAAACAGATGCACTCGGAATACAAAAATAATGTGAAGTCAGCCAGGAGAATGATCTTGATGTGCATGTATCTCTTTGAGAAGTAACGATctggcttgatttattgaatcAAAACAGAGGAACAGATGTTCCTCTAGAAACACAAGCCGTTGGGCAAAACTGGATCGGTTTCTTTTAAGCTGCCTCAATGCTTGCTGTATGAGATACCTGTCCATACCCTGATCCACACCACGGTGAACAAGAAACTTAACGTTCTCAAAATCAGAATGCAACAGGGCCACAAGCCGGTCAATAGTGTCAAGCTCCTTGTGGATAAGATAAGCGACCTTTGCTGCAATATTAAGTTGTGTTTGATGGACCAAATCCTTTCTAGTTGTTAAGGACTGAAGAATTATCGGGCATATGGGGATTGCTATGATAGCAACAAGAGCATGGGTGGCTATTGCCACAGCCGCCACTGCCACTCCAACACCAGCTGCTATAATACACAAGGAGGATCCTTTTGAGCAGTGGTGTCTGAGATGGATTCTTGATTTTGTCTTTTCCAAGTGTTTGTCAAGTTGTTTTGTGAACTGAGAAAAGGATTGATGAAGATGGTCAAAGTTGTGTGGTTGAGGGGGCATGAAAGGGTTTTCGTGGCCATCAAATTGGAGAAAGACGTTAAAAGCCGATGTGCATTGTGAATGGGAGAGGGAATAGGAGTCAGAGTCAATGTCTAGGGGAAGATCATCAAGAAGTTTATGAACAGGTGCATAGACATGTCGTGCTTTGTGGAGTCTCTGGTAGAGAAGAAGGTAAAGACGAGATGTATTCTCACTATGTTCGAAACAAGTGGCGACAAGCTGAGCAAGGGAATAGGATTCTACTAGTGAAAGTGCGTCCTCAATGCTCTGACGACTTGGTTGAAGAACTTGCTCTAACAGCAGAGGTCCCTCGAAGAACTCTACGCACTCTATGTCAGCATTTTGATTAAAAGAGCTTTGCTGGTCAAATATTCTCCGAATCTCCTTATAAGAATGTGTTTCAACTGCAAGAGTGAATTCTTGAATGAGGTTAACAGTGGGGGAGAGCTGGACACTTGATGTTGATGTATTATCTATTGAATGACCTGAAGGAAAAATCAGAGATAAGAATGTGGTA
Coding sequences:
- the LOC140839765 gene encoding UPF0496 protein At3g19330-like; this encodes MLSCLRPLSPESAENNNFSPSASQGHSIDNTSTSSVQLSPTVNLIQEFTLAVETHSYKEIRRIFDQQSSFNQNADIECVEFFEGPLLLEQVLQPSRQSIEDALSLVESYSLAQLVATCFEHSENTSRLYLLLYQRLHKARHVYAPVHKLLDDLPLDIDSDSYSLSHSQCTSAFNVFLQFDGHENPFMPPQPHNFDHLHQSFSQFTKQLDKHLEKTKSRIHLRHHCSKGSSLCIIAAGVGVAVAAVAIATHALVAIIAIPICPIILQSLTTRKDLVHQTQLNIAAKVAYLIHKELDTIDRLVALLHSDFENVKFLVHRGVDQGMDRYLIQQALRQLKRNRSSFAQRLVFLEEHLFLCFDSINQARSLLLKEIHAHQDHSPG